One stretch of Cygnus olor isolate bCygOlo1 chromosome 1, bCygOlo1.pri.v2, whole genome shotgun sequence DNA includes these proteins:
- the SLC38A4 gene encoding sodium-coupled neutral amino acid transporter 4 yields MDRMELQKVNIELDDQSNSGESLEDNYTELVDSEKAAIRSPFASDDAESQKFLTNGYLGKKKLEDYNEEYHRGRASFGMSSFNLSNAIMGSGILGLSYAMANTGIIFFVILLLSVAILSLYSIHLLLKTSKEGGSLIYEKLGEKAFGWPGKCGVFISVTMQNIGAMSSYLFIIKYELPEVIRAFMKLEENSGEWYLNGNYLVILVTVGVILPLSLLKTLGYLGYTSGFSLTCMVFFVSVVIFKKSQIPCPLPIMEHGVENWTATNHTVPMHLVMLPNESFSSGVNFMMDNTAGHMPGLEEPRDTSPRSGVEYEAHSDSSDLCQPKYFVFNSRTAYAIPILAFAFVCHPEVLPIYSELKDRSRKRMQNVSNISITGMLIMYLLAGLFGYLTFYGEVEDELLHTYTKVYTFDTLLLSVRLAVLVAVTLTVPLVLFPVRSSISALLFPKRPFSWIRHFLIAAVILAFNNLLVIFVPAIKDIFGFIGASSATMLIFILPSAFYLRLVKKESLRSPQKIGALIFLIVGIIFMIVSMTLIVMDWIYNPPSSRHH; encoded by the exons ATGGATCGCATGGAGCTGCAAAAAGTCAACATCGAGCTCGACGATCAGAGCAACAGCGGGGAAAGCCTCGAAGACAACTACACGGAGCTGGTTGATTCAGAAAAGGCTGCAATTAGGAG tCCATTTGCTAGTGATGACGCAGAAAGTCAGAAGTTCCTTACAAATGGATATCTGGGtaaaaagaaattggaagaCTACAATGAAGAATAT CACCGGGGCAGAGCTTCCTTTGGCATGTCCTCGTTCAACCTCAGCAATGCCATTATGGGCAGCGGCATCTTAGGGCTGTCCTATGCCATGGCCAACACAGGAATTATCTTTTTCGT AATTCTGCTGCTCAGCGTAGCAATACTGTCACTCTACTCCATCCACCTCTTACTAAAGACATCAAAAGAAGGAG gctCATTAATATATGAAAAACTGGGGGAAAAGGCGTTTGGATGGCCTGGGAAGTGTggtgttttcatttcagttacgATGCAGAATATTGGAG caaTGTCAAGCTACctctttattattaaatatgaaCTTCCTGAAGTGATCAGAGCATTTATGAAACTCGAGGAGAATTCTGG AGAATGGTACCTAAATGGGAACTACCTCGTTATACTTGTAACAGTTGGGGTtattcttcccctctcccttctaAAAACCTTAG GTTATCTTGGTTATACGAGTGGTTTTTCGCTGACCTGCATGGTTTTCTTTGTCAGTGTG GTAATCTTCAAGAAATCCCAAATACCCTGTCCTCTCCCCATCATGGAGCACGGGGTTGAAAACTGGACAGCCACCAACCACACAGTGCCAATGCACCTGGTCATGTTACCAAATGAGTCATTCAGCTCTGGTGTGAATTTCATGATGGACAACACAGCTGGGCACATGCCAGGCCTTGAGGAGCCGAGAGATACCTCCCCCAGAAGTGGTGTAGAATATGAAGCACACAGCGACAGTAGTGACTTGTGTCAGCCCAAATACTTTGTCTTCAACTCACGG ACTGCCTATGCAATACCCATCCTGGCATTTGCATTCGTATGCCACCCTGAGGTGCTACCAATATACAGTGAACTGAAAGA TCGCTCCCGAAAGCGGATGCAGAATGTCTCAAACATCTCCATCACCGGCATGCTCATCATGTATCTTCTGGCTGGTCTCTTTGGATACCTTACCTTCTATG GAGAAGTCGAAGATGAGCTACTTCATACATACACCAAGGTGTACACCTTTGACACCCTCCTTCTGTCTGTTCGCCTCGCAGTGCTGGTGGCTGTCACCCTGACTGTGCCCCTTGTCCTTTTCCCT GTCCGTTCATCTATCAGTGCATTGCTGTTTCCCAAAAGACCATTCAGCTGGATAAGACATTTCCTGATTGCAGCAGTAATTCTTGCTTTTAATAACCTGCTGGTGATTTTCGTCCCAGCTATTAAAGACATCTTTGGATTTATCG GTGCTTCTTCTGCCACCATGCTGATTTTCatcctcccctcagccttctaCCTGCGGCTTGTTAAGAAGGAGTCCCTGAGGTCTCCCCAGAAGATCGGG GCTCTAATTTTCCTTATAGTTGGCATAATCTTCATGATTGTGAGTATGACTCTCATTGTAATGGACTGGATTTACAACCCACCGAGTTCCAGACACCACTAA